From the Tenacibaculum dicentrarchi genome, the window AAGCTTGTTTTCTTCTTTTTTAGGTACAACTAAAGTGTGTCCTTTTGCATTCGGATTGATATCTAAAAAAGCAATAAAATTTTCATCCTCTGCAATTTTATATGAAGGAATTTCTCCTGAAATTATTTTGGTAAAAATACTTGCCATCTGTTATATTATTTTAATGTTTAGTGTTTTGTAAAAATAAAAAAAGCATTGCAGATGCAATACTTTTATTAAAAAATATTATGTATGTATTATTATCTAGAAATTTCCATAATCTCAAATTTCATAATACCACTAGGTACTTTAATTTCGGCAATATCGCCTAATTTTTTCCCTAACAATCCTTTTCCTATAGGTGAATTTACTGATAATTTACCTTTCTTAATATCAGTTTCAGAATCTGCAACTAAAGTGTATGTAAACTCCATACCGTTAGTTGTATTTTTTAATTTTACGATAGAATGAATCAATATTTTAGATAAATCTAACTGACTCTCATCAATAATACGAGCATTCGCAACTACATTTTTAAGCTTCGCAATTTTAGTTTCTAATAAAGACTGCTCTTCTTTTGCAGCATGATACTCTGCATTTTCACTTAAATCTCCTTTATCTATGGCATCACCAATTTCTTGAGAAACTCTTGGTCTTTCAACATGCTCTAGTTGTGATAACTCGTCTTTTAATTTTTTTAATCCTTCTGCACTATAATATGATACTTCACTCATAATTTTTAATTTAAAAATCTCATACCGATAGGAATGAGATTGCTTTACAAATATACAAAATATTTGTAAATTCGTAACTTTCCTTAATAAACTCAATTTTTAAATAATGAAAAAAATATTTTACCTTTTTATTTTAATAATTACCATCAGCTGTTCTGATAATGTACCTGTTAATAATTGTTTTACAAGTATAGAAATGAATACAATTATCGATTTAACATTACCAGAATTTCAAGGATTATTAGTTCCTAATGGTAGCTCTCAAAATAAAATTCAAGGTCGTAATATTTTTATTTTTAGAACAGGAACTAACGGTTATAAAGCTTTTGACCAACAATGTCCTGAAAATAATTGTGCTGATTTAATGTCTTTTGATGGAGTTCATATTAAATGTCCTTGTGATAATAAAAAATACAATTATTTAACTAACGGAGCACCTATTGATAACCAAGGATGTAGTGCTTTAATGTATTTTGTAACACCTATTAATAGCTCACAATTAAGATTATCTCGTTAATTTTATTTATACTAGACTTAAGATTCTTATTTTTGCGGTAACAACAACATATTAAAATATTTATCCTTGAAAAATTATTTTTCTTCAGACTTTAAACTGGGTGTTCTCGGTGGCGGTCAATTAGGTAGAATGCTACTTACCGAAACACAAAAATTTGATATTTACACCGTTATTTTAGGTGATAACAACGAAGCGCCTTGTGCACAAATTTGTAATGAATTTCATCAAGGTGACTTATTTGATTTTGATACCGTTTACAATTTCGGTAAAAAAGTAGATGTATTAACTATTGAAATAGAAAATGTTAATATTGATGCACTTGATAAGTTAGAAGCTGAAGGTTTAACTATTTTTCCAAAACCTGCTAACTTAAGAATTATTCAAAATAAAGCACGTCAGAAAACTTTTTATAAAGAAAACCAAATTCCTACGGCTGATTTTTCTCGTTTTGCTTTTGTTGATGAATTAAAAAAAGCATACGAAAACAAACTTATTGAATTTCCTTTTGTTTGGAAAGCAGCACAATTTGGTTATGATGGTACAGGTGTAAAAGTTGTTCGTAATTCTGATGATTTACAATCTTTACCTGAAGGTGAATGTATTGCTGAAAAATTAGTCCCTTTTAAAAACGAATTAGCTGTTATAGTTGCTAGAAATTCTGATGGCGATATCAAAACATATCCTGTCGTTGAAATGGAATTTCATCCAGAAGCAAATCAGGTTGAATATGTTATTTGTCCTGCTAGAATAGATGAATCAGTAGCTAAAAAAGCACAAGAAGTTGCTTTAAAAGTTGCTAAAACTTTAGACTTCGTCGGATTATTAGCTGTTGAAATGTTTCAAACTTCAACTGATGAAATTTTAGTAAATGAAGTAGCTCCACGTACTCATAATTCTGGACATTATTCAATTGAAGCAAGTTATACCAATCAATTTGAACAACATTTACGTAGTATTTTAAACCTTCCTTTAGGAAATACCGATAGTAAAGTTGCCGGAATTATGGTAAATTTAGTTGGTGAAGAAGGATATACAGGTGATGTTGTGTATGAAAACATGAGTACAATTTTAAAAATTGATGGTGTTACTCCACATATTTACGGAAAAAAGACTACAAAACCTTTCCGAAAAATGGGACACGTAACAATTGTTAATGAAGATATTGATATCGCAAGACAAGTTGCACAACAAGTAAAAGAAACAATTAGAGTTATTAGTAAATAATATTTTTATTCAACTCCAAAAATGAAGATTTCAAAATTAAAAATAGCACAGTATAAACACCTAGAAAATCTAGATTTTGATTTTACCTATCAAAGTGGAGAACGAAAAGGTGAGCCTTTAGATAAAATTTGTTTTATTGGGCAAAGTGCTACTGGAAAAACTAATTTACTGGAGTTGTTATTTTCGAAAATAGAACAAGCTTTAAATCAAGAGGTAATTGATGAAACTCTTTATTCTATAAATAATTTTACAAAACAATTAAAAGGTGAATTGATTATAAATTTCAAAAATGATATTTATAAAATTAAAAATGAAGTAACTACTTATAAAGAGCTTGAATATAAACAGATGATGGGAAATGGAGGTGGAATGGTAGGTCATTTAATTCCTTATAGCCATAAATCAAATCTCTTATTTTTCAAAGCAAATATTATTTCAGATGAAAATATTGAAGTATTTACAGAAAACCCTATAAATTTAATTGAAAAATATCCTAGTATAACCAATGATGATGCCGATAAATTAATTCACATTTTTGATAATAAGGTTTCAAAAGAAATATTGTTATCACTTATAAAAGACATTCTTGAGTACAGGAAAAAGTTTACTCAAAAAATGTCGGAACTGATTCATAAAGGTTTATTAAATGACCAAAAAAAATTAAGTATTGAGTTTTCAAAATGGCAAAAAGAAAACCCTAATAAATTAATGGAATTTGCTGATAAATTTAATCCGTTATTAGAAAAATTAAATTTAGAAGTTGACTTAGTTAATACCGAATATTCCATTCCTATCATCAATAAAAGAAATGAAGAAATAATTCCGATACAACACACAAGTACTGGAACTAAAGGATTATTACTTTCTTTTTTGCCGTTATTCAAATTAAATACCAAAGATGCAATTATATTAATGGATGAACCTGAGCGTTCTTTATATCCTGATATGCAAATGTCTTTGATGGAAAATTATCAAAACCTTGCTCCAGATGCGCAGTTTATTGTAGCCACACATTCTCCTTTTATTGCTGCTTCTTTTGAACCTGAAGAACGCTTTATTTTATATTTTGATACCGATGGAAAAGTTGCTGTTAAAAGAGGAAGTTCTCCTATTGGCGATGACCCAAACGATAT encodes:
- a CDS encoding AAA family ATPase yields the protein MKISKLKIAQYKHLENLDFDFTYQSGERKGEPLDKICFIGQSATGKTNLLELLFSKIEQALNQEVIDETLYSINNFTKQLKGELIINFKNDIYKIKNEVTTYKELEYKQMMGNGGGMVGHLIPYSHKSNLLFFKANIISDENIEVFTENPINLIEKYPSITNDDADKLIHIFDNKVSKEILLSLIKDILEYRKKFTQKMSELIHKGLLNDQKKLSIEFSKWQKENPNKLMEFADKFNPLLEKLNLEVDLVNTEYSIPIINKRNEEIIPIQHTSTGTKGLLLSFLPLFKLNTKDAIILMDEPERSLYPDMQMSLMENYQNLAPDAQFIVATHSPFIAASFEPEERFILYFDTDGKVAVKRGSSPIGDDPNDMLKNDFGINYYNKHGQNAYKKYLNLKQAIPKEKDTEKKKKMLFEFMKLGDTYNF
- the greA gene encoding transcription elongation factor GreA, with product MSEVSYYSAEGLKKLKDELSQLEHVERPRVSQEIGDAIDKGDLSENAEYHAAKEEQSLLETKIAKLKNVVANARIIDESQLDLSKILIHSIVKLKNTTNGMEFTYTLVADSETDIKKGKLSVNSPIGKGLLGKKLGDIAEIKVPSGIMKFEIMEISR
- a CDS encoding Rieske 2Fe-2S domain-containing protein, yielding MKKIFYLFILIITISCSDNVPVNNCFTSIEMNTIIDLTLPEFQGLLVPNGSSQNKIQGRNIFIFRTGTNGYKAFDQQCPENNCADLMSFDGVHIKCPCDNKKYNYLTNGAPIDNQGCSALMYFVTPINSSQLRLSR
- a CDS encoding 5-(carboxyamino)imidazole ribonucleotide synthase, translating into MKNYFSSDFKLGVLGGGQLGRMLLTETQKFDIYTVILGDNNEAPCAQICNEFHQGDLFDFDTVYNFGKKVDVLTIEIENVNIDALDKLEAEGLTIFPKPANLRIIQNKARQKTFYKENQIPTADFSRFAFVDELKKAYENKLIEFPFVWKAAQFGYDGTGVKVVRNSDDLQSLPEGECIAEKLVPFKNELAVIVARNSDGDIKTYPVVEMEFHPEANQVEYVICPARIDESVAKKAQEVALKVAKTLDFVGLLAVEMFQTSTDEILVNEVAPRTHNSGHYSIEASYTNQFEQHLRSILNLPLGNTDSKVAGIMVNLVGEEGYTGDVVYENMSTILKIDGVTPHIYGKKTTKPFRKMGHVTIVNEDIDIARQVAQQVKETIRVISK